The Camelus dromedarius isolate mCamDro1 chromosome 17, mCamDro1.pat, whole genome shotgun sequence DNA window ACCGCCTCCTGGAGCTGGACCTGCCGCCCAAGGCTGTGAgtcggggaggggctggggagggaggcgtCTCCCGCCAGGCTTGGCCACACTGTCCCTCCCTTTGCTCGCGCTGTACCTCCTGTCAGGAAGGCACCTCTCCCTCTAGGTGGGATCCCACCTCTAACAGAAATCTTCCCAGAGCTGGGTCCCTTCCCGTCGTGAGAACCTTCTGCCTGGCATCTCTGCTGTGGGAACAGAGCCCTGACAGCCCGCTCAGGCTCCAGGGACTCCTTGGGGCTCCAGGGATACGCCGGGGTCACTGGCTCTGGGATGTGACTTCCCTGCTTCCAATCCCCTGTGCACCCCATTGTCTTCCCACCAGGGAAGGGCTGTGCTCAGCCCGGGTGTTCCAGTTTCAAGGTCTTTCCCTGCAGGTGTCCCCTGACTTCCCTCAGCCTCTCCAAGTAGAGTTGCCCCTCAGGAGAGCGGGTATGAGTTCCATTCCTGCTCCCTGTGTGCCTGGGAGCTCAAGACTAGGCTGTGTCCTCCTCTCCTCTgcacccagctcccagcccagggccaggcacatGGGACGGGCTGTCAAGGGGGCTgtcctgctgggggcagggacacaGGTCACACAAAGAAGCATGAGCCTGAGCCAGTCTCCCTACTTTGATCCTTGAGCAGGACGAGGACCCAGATGCCCCGAAGCCTGTGAGCTTCACGGTGAAGGAGACCGTATGTCCCAAGAGGACACAGCTGCCTCCGGAGCAGTGTGACTTCAAGGAGaatggggtgaggctgggggcttCGGGCGCTGGTGGGTGCCTCCCAAGACCCAAACAGGAGCCTTGGGGCAGGTGGTGGTTAGCAGCCCCTGTGGTGAGTCTGGGTGTTTATGGCTCAGGGGTTCCAGTGTGACTTGGAGTCTCCCCTTCCAGGTGGTGAAACAGTGTTTGGGGACAGTCAACCTGTACCAGCTCAGGGACAACTTCGATATAACATGTAATGAGGTGAGTGACCCCTTCTGGGCTGCAGGGGCTACTGATGGAGGTGGTGTGTGAAACAGCCTTTGGACCAATTCCCCGCTGTGCCATCCCTGTAGTGGCAGGAGGGAcctcctcccctggctccccTTTACCTGAGCCCCAGGTCTCCAGGCCGGGCTCTGCAGTCccttaaagcagtggttctctcAGTGGGCTCCCCTCTTGGGAACTAGAGAAAAAGGCTGATTCTCAGGCATGACTCAGACCTACAGAATCATTGTGTGATGTGGAGCCcagtaatttctattttaagagcCCTTCTGAAGGATTTCTGAGTGTGCTGAAGCTTGAGAGGCAGTGACTAGAGACAGGACCTTTCTGCCCCTGCTCCCGTCCTGCTTTTCTGAGATGGGTTTGTGCCCCTGGGAAGCCCCCTGTCATCTCTGGACCTTGGTCCTCATCTGTCTGTGGGAGTGATGATTCAACCACGTGCTCCAAGTGACACAGACAAGGAGGTCTAATGGTGCCTCAAGTCTCCTTCGGTGTTCCAAGATGGAAGAATTTCAGATGGGGAGGGATCTGGTCTTGTCCCTAAGTCAGTCCTCACAAGAATCCTGTTTCCTTCTGCTTCACAGCTCCAAAGTGTCGGGTTATTTGGCCCGATTCTTGGTATCGTCCGTGCCGGTGTGAAATTGGTTCTAGATAAGTTTGGCAAATAATCGGATAGATTGGTGATAAAATTCGCCCAGGGTAGAGTCCTAATGATCACCTAACTCTGGCTCAGTTGTTCAAACTCTGGAAATAAATTCTTATGAATTTCAAATTCACCTGTCTCTTGTCCTACTCTTACCAGGGGTCCTTAACCCCCATTGCCctcttgagtgtgtgtgtgtgtgtgcgcgcgtgtgtggtCACTTCCGTGAACACAGAGATGGGTGTGGCAGCTGTTccttccaggagggcagggggaggcagcAGGGCCGGGAGGGACAGGACAGGGCTCCATTCTCAGGAACCCCATGCCCTTCACActcccccgccctcctcctcctccaccaagTAGGGGCTTAAAGAGACCTAGTCTGTGTGCAGTGCTGCTGGGGATGCTGTTCCTGCTGGTATGGAGGTGACAGTCCAGGAGGACCAGGTGGCTTGTTAATCACTCGGGGAGACACAGCTCTGTCTCCTGCTGGTGGGCTCTAAGGTCAGCCTGCAGGTACAATGTCCAGATTGTTCCACTTCCCTCACAATCTGAACACTGAAAGAGCCCATCCTTCCTGGCTTTTGCTCTGGGCATTGAGACACATCAGTCTTTCTCCTGTGGGGTCTCAGATTTCAGATGTGGGCTTGTGTTCAGGGATCCAATGGTACCACAATTGGCACCATTAGAA harbors:
- the LOC105106592 gene encoding antibacterial peptide PMAP-23-like isoform X2, coding for METQRASLSLGRWPLWLLLLGLAVPWASAQALSYREAVLRAVDRLNEQSSDPNLYRLLELDLPPKADEDPDAPKPVSFTVKETVCPKRTQLPPEQCDFKENGVVKQCLGTVNLYQLRDNFDITCNELQSVGLFGPILGIVRAGVKLVLDKFGK